The Flavobacterium faecale genome has a segment encoding these proteins:
- a CDS encoding amylo-alpha-1,6-glucosidase, with translation MATDLTKEAQQILNENFQAGGYTIPCKGLYPFQWKWDSGFIALGFAHYDMEKAKAEMKTLLDAQWDNGFIPHIVFHQKSDTYFPGPDFHQAELHPLSNKDYPSTGMTQPPVLGFTLEKMYQIAQNKEDVLQFIIENIGKVYDNHNYFYSKRDPQNEGLVYIYHNWESGTDNSPLWDDIWATMDPPTYTFERKDTKLIDPSERPSNREYDHYLYIIDIAKEHNYDDQKIAELSPFLVQDPLFNAMLIKSNQAMIDLYKIIGGNEDKIAQLEKWQAKSKASFNSKLYDEELGAYIHYDLRNEKPIRFVSSSSFSPLFAGVPTIKQAATLVNTMMTKFGGDDMYLCASFDPTNERFNPKKYWRGPVWINLNWMLYYGLKDYGYDEIADRVKSDSFELLEKVGFYEYFNPVKAAYDTETKGYGGGNFSWSAALYLDLMNQ, from the coding sequence ATGGCTACTGATTTAACAAAAGAAGCACAACAAATATTAAATGAAAATTTCCAAGCGGGAGGATATACTATTCCGTGTAAAGGGTTGTACCCTTTTCAATGGAAATGGGATTCTGGGTTTATTGCCCTTGGATTTGCTCATTATGATATGGAAAAAGCAAAGGCCGAGATGAAAACACTTCTTGATGCACAATGGGACAATGGATTTATTCCACATATCGTTTTTCATCAAAAGTCGGATACTTATTTTCCTGGACCAGATTTCCACCAAGCCGAGTTGCATCCTTTGTCCAACAAAGACTATCCTTCAACAGGAATGACGCAACCACCTGTTTTGGGCTTTACATTAGAAAAAATGTATCAAATAGCACAAAACAAAGAGGATGTTTTACAGTTTATTATAGAAAATATTGGAAAAGTATACGACAATCACAACTATTTCTATAGTAAAAGAGATCCTCAAAATGAAGGCTTGGTGTACATCTACCATAACTGGGAGTCGGGAACAGATAATTCGCCACTTTGGGATGATATTTGGGCAACAATGGATCCGCCAACGTATACCTTTGAACGAAAAGACACAAAGTTAATTGACCCTTCGGAGCGACCTTCAAACAGAGAATACGACCATTATTTGTACATTATAGACATTGCAAAAGAGCACAACTATGATGACCAAAAAATTGCCGAACTGTCTCCGTTTTTAGTACAAGATCCGCTTTTCAATGCGATGTTGATTAAGTCCAATCAAGCAATGATTGATTTGTACAAAATAATTGGAGGGAACGAAGACAAAATTGCACAATTAGAAAAATGGCAAGCAAAAAGTAAAGCCTCTTTTAATTCGAAATTGTATGATGAGGAGCTAGGTGCCTATATTCATTATGATTTGAGAAATGAAAAACCAATTCGTTTTGTGAGTTCTTCTTCTTTTTCACCTTTATTTGCTGGGGTACCAACTATTAAGCAAGCCGCAACGCTTGTCAATACAATGATGACCAAGTTTGGTGGAGATGATATGTACTTGTGTGCATCTTTTGATCCTACAAATGAGCGTTTCAATCCAAAAAAATATTGGAGAGGTCCTGTTTGGATCAACCTGAACTGGATGTTGTATTATGGTTTAAAGGATTATGGTTATGATGAAATTGCCGATAGAGTAAAATCGGATAGTTTTGAATTGTTAGAAAAAGTGGGTTTTTATGAGTATTTTAATCCCGTGAAAGCAGCTTATGATACAGAGACCAAAGGGTACGGTGGAGGAAATTTCTCTTGGAGTGCTGCTTTGTACTTGGATTTGATGAATCAATAA